The following DNA comes from Pochonia chlamydosporia 170 chromosome Unknown PCv3seq00025, whole genome shotgun sequence.
AATCCAGGATCTATTGTGTCAGATGCGGCAACGCATGGGGTATGGCGAGATCCAGAGAATCCTGGATGAATTAGAGCAAATATGGAGTGCGAGGAGtgtaacggtacgagtgcacgaacaaggtcgagtgcgacttggatgaagcgattattcacaaggagaaaaagagaacccgtaaaggaactctggctgaagctatttacacaatgctcacaaagtgagacattcattaaacgggcaggtcacatgattccctcacaaggagaagcttggcTGAGAGTCAAGGTCGCCACTTTGATGTTCGCAGCAGCCCCACCAGGAAGAAATCTGCTCTTGTGGACGTATTAGTGATGCAACTTTATAGTAcacgtacgtacgtacgtactGTATTTTGGCCatagtaccgtacgtaccATAGAGTCGTACGTACAAGTACgtacatacaaatttcccctttccATTTTGGGTAATTGTGAGCCCCGCCCTGCTACCATTTTTGGGCCTCAAAACTCAGATTCCACCTCGGTgccaacacccaatatatcacctgtcgactgtaatacacccTCCCACTCAAAGTCCgtgttggttgaggccattgcgccatccatccagaccttccTGCCAGGCGCATTTACAAacaactcgagatatgaatcttcgagttctagccaatccttctcctcaagatccgcccagcgcCAGAGTGGCGCATCATTCATTAATAATGATTGAAATGAAACTCAATGATTGATACGTATCATTGTCAATCATTTCATTGATACCTACCCTAAATAATGATCATTGCATTGAAGAAGGTCAATGAAAAACAGGGATGGCCGGATTTCCTGATTTGTTGGATCTATCACTTTGTCTCCCACCGCAAAGCTCTCGTTAGATTCCAGGACGCTAAAACAGAACCCGCAGAGTTACCCTGCGGCCTCCCTCAGGGCTCGCCGATATCACCGATTCTCTATCTCCTAGCCACCACCCCTATCTACTCCCTTCCAGGAGCAACGGAGAGGTATGGCTACGCAGACGATACAGCAATGCTCTTCACAGGAGACAGTCTAGAGGAGACcactgcaaaagcaaacgCGGCGATTGCTGCAATGGAAGCATGGGGGCAACAGGGGGCTTTTTCCTTCgacccagacaagacagaggTTACGCACTTCTCCAGAAAAAGGAACAGAAGCTCCCCAGCAGTCTGtcaccaaggccaggagGTTAAGGCACAAAAGGCAATGCGTTGGCTGGGAGTCTGGCTTGACCGCAGGCTCACTTTTAGCACGCACATCGATAAATGGTCGCTTATGGCAAGTAAGGTTGTCTCACAGCTACGGTTTGTTAACAATACAGTACGCGGAACGTCAGCAGTAGCGGCCAGGAGAGCAGTATATGCAGTAGCCCTACCCACACTCTTTTATGGGCTAGACACATGGTTCCCTGGCTTCCCTTCTGAGTCAACCCACAGGAAAGCAAGGACGATCACCAAAACTCAACTCTCAAAAATCCAAGTAATCCTGAATAAGGCCTGCCACGCAGTCCTACCTGTTTGGAAGACCACCCCACGAGTTATTCTTTGGAAAGAGGCAGCAATTCCGCCGGCAGAAATCATACTAAAGCAGCATCAAGCGCGCACTGCGCTTCGCTACGCCATGCTAGACGCAGCACACCCAGTATCCAGACGGCTAAGACAAGCACAGCATGAAGTTAACCAGAGCAACCACCCAGCAATACATGGCCGAACTCTGCAGAGGCATAGCCGACTCCTCCGAACAGCGGCATGTGCAAAGGAAGTTGAACGACCACGGCTTATCCCACGCCGCTTTAATAATAGCATCCCGACTGAAGCTGCAGGAAATAGACCGCCAAAAGAAACCGCCGTGCTGCAATTCCAACGCTGGCTTGAGGACAAGCCCCCGGGATATATTGTTTTTAGAGATGGCtccaagacagaaagagATACCGCAGGATATGGATTTGCAGTTTTCCACAATAGACGCCTAATTAATTGGggctctggccaacttggccgcaGAGAAGTCTTTGACGCAGAGATCCACGGCGCATTAGAAGGACTTCAATATGCTGTACTCGCCAATTTTGCTAACGAACCAATTACAGTCTGTATGGATAATACCTCTGTTATTGACTGTATAggaacaacagcaccaaacTCTTCACAGGCCTACTTTAGAACCTTTCAGAAGATAGGAGACAGATATCCATACCAGGTATCTGTCAAATGGTGCCCAGGACATAGCAACATCTTCGGAAACAGTTGTTCCTGAACGGCAGGTGACGTCAGCAGCTCTGATACAGCACTTGCAGCTACCAaacagaggctgaagctaccaaaagcaataatcaagggatcaaacatcacaatgtaTCAGTAGTGTTATAaggcaacaaaagcaagctgcaggcagcttgcttgtaCCTATAAAGAGGTCTATCTGATCTCTctagatatcttaataaCAGAAGAAGTACACTTAAAGAATCACAATTTCAACTGAAACGAGCTGGCAGACCTTCtcgccaaggaaggagccaagCCTCCAATCCAAGAACACATTCCCTCAGTCTCCTACCGCAGGAGACAGGTTAAGGGTCAGATAGCCGTAGACTAccagcaatggtggcaaGGAGTGGAGAGAACAGGTTACTTGTCTCTTGGCCTGCCCGCCGAGCTACAAAAGCTCCCTGAACTCGCCCTCCCACGCCGTCTGTTAGGATATCTACTCGCTGCCCGATCACACCACGGCGACTTTGCGGACTACCACGAGAGATTCCACCCAGGCCAGGCGACCCTGGAGTGCCCCTGCGGGCGCCAAAAGTCGCCTACCCATCCTTTCTACTGCAGGAAAgtccctcgccatctccggGCTCGGCTGACCCCCGATCCCGAAGCGGCAATAGGACGGTTCCTCGGTAGATCCTATAAGGTTTACCTGCGCGTTGCGGACTTCTATTATACGAAGATCAACAAGCGCTACTAAACCAAGTAGGCTGTACAAGCCTGGCGCGCTCTGTACTAGTATCCAGCCCGAGTAGTTGACGCTACTCGTTCACAACCAGCATTTTCTTTGTTGAGGCATTTGCCACAGACGTTAGGGCTCTCCCCGGTCCCCATGAAAAGACCAGGCGCGATTGACCGCGAGGGAATACGTCACCGGACGGGAAACCTTGGCAGGCATCAAGATCCCGCTGACGGGTATTGATACTAACAGAGAAATAGCCATTGGGCGAACATCTGTTGCAGTTGGAGGAATTTGCATGAAGGACCGTTCAGGGGCTTACCGTGAGAGCATGGACGCGACGACTCTGTCGGTCGCGTTCTGCGGGGCTTACAGAGCAGGTGGATTTATGTAATCACCGTCGAAGACTAGCTAGCACGCCTCATGCCTACCCAGGGCGCCGACAGGCGATACCaaattcattcattcattcaaaAGCTCGATGGAGCACGAGGCGATTGGAGCAACCTATTTTCAGCATAGAATCATTCAACCTGCCTCCAACCTCTTGATGAACTTCAGCTGCATTCCCAAGAATGGCTACATTCTTTGAAGAGGTTGGTATAAACAAGCAGGTCTGCGATGCATAAATAGCTACGTTCGAACCGCACAAGTTcaaggtttcttttgttccttagataattctcactcaataTAATTGGCACCTCCGCTGTCGTCAAAactcgatctcatgtgaCCTCACAGTTGTGTGACACTGTGCCTACTTTCATCATTTATTGTCCTGCGGACGTCCCACCACACCTGGCGCGCGTTGCAGCTCAACTGAAAAATCGACATCGCCTACGGGACCAGGTCAAACTGGTCACGTGCGATACTGATAactgattgattgattaGGAGCTTACTGATACTGATAACATAGCAGTATCAATCAGTAATCAGTACTGCTTGATAACTGACTGCTTGTTGGGATGTTTGTAAGGGGGTgtgtcggataaaactgcctctgttgatagaacaagcaaacttggtgtaattgcTTAGCTGTCATAACGTCGGTTATCATGACTCAAGTTAGCCGAAAAACAGattcggacgaaaggaagttgTTGGTATTCAACAGATAGCTGCAGACGGAgtctgcagcatcagcaacaacaagaataatgATTTTGTGAAcaagcttagttaacaatgagtctcataacgtgacaggTATATTCGCAAGCCGACGGCTCTCCCGAGGGTAAAAGGCGGTAGCCGTATAAGCCAAGCACGACTTTGGATATTCTCTTTGATTGTGCTTTGAAATCCGTCATGACGAATCCACCAGTGCATGGTAGCCCATGGCGCTGACACCGCATTCTTAGTCGGTTCTTCCGACCTGGTCTCATCGTCACCTTCTTGCTGCATACCATGACGGTACCGGTTGGTATTCCTGGAAAGGCGAAGTTCGCCGTGTTTTCGGActggaggatgatggcgaaTGGGGGGCCGAAGTAGAGATTGATGTCCATTTCGGACGCTGGAGCCGCTGCATCCCGCTCATCAGGGCAGACTTGCCTATCCTGATATGCTATCCCGATATCATGTCTGCTATCCTGCTATATCCGATATGATATATATCGGATATCGGATAAATCTCGTCGCCCTTATCCTGATATCAGAgatgatatcaggataaGATACCAGTTCTAATTGGCCCCTGGCGACTGGTCACAGTGCAATTTTAGAGCCATCGCCCCGCCAACACGTCACACAAAGAGAAGCCAAATATCGTTCAATGCTTTAAAGCATATATCACTGCATCAAGTACCAAGCTCCTTACAATATGTATTTGAGTTTAGTTAACAAGTTACATTAGAACAAATAATACTCCCTGGCAGTGGTTTATCATGTCTGCTAAACCTGCTAAACCCGCTAAACCTGCTAAGCCTACTATTCTGATATCATCCCTGCTAATCCTGCTTATCCGATATCATATCAGGATAGTGTGTTATCCTGATATCGCGTTAATTTATCATATCGGATATGATATCAGGATAGGCAACTCTGCATCAGGGACGGCGATAGTTGCACGCACGGGCCGGTACCGACTATCAGGAACAATGCCAGCTGCCTCGAAGATGCTGCCGTTCACGACCTTCAGGCCAAGGTAGACGTTTTCGTTGACCATGATTGGCAATTCCGTCGGCGTATGCGAATATGGCTGGGATTGGGCAGTCCTTGTCGTCGCCTTGCTCAAAGActctcatcatctcctcctcggACGGCTTCCCTCCTGTCCACTTGTGCGACGACATGAATATTGACACCGCCATTCCCATTCTCTTTGCCCACATCATGACCGCCTGCGACTTGGGTGTGTTCCGTCATCCTTCCCCAAGGACATCTCTTCGGTGCCT
Coding sequences within:
- a CDS encoding reverse transcriptase (similar to Metarhizium robertsii ARSEF 23 XP_007816557.1) → MIIALKKVNEKQGWPDFLICWIYHFVSHRKALVRFQDAKTEPAELPCGLPQGSPISPILYLLATTPIYSLPGATERYGYADDTAMLFTGDSLEETTAKANAAIAAMEAWGQQGAFSFDPDKTEVTHFSRKRNRSSPAVCHQGQEVKAQKAMRWLGVWLDRRLTFSTHIDKWSLMASKVVSQLRFVNNTVRGTSAVAARRAVYAVALPTLFYGLDTWFPGFPSESTHRKARTITKTQLSKIQVILNKACHAVLPVWKTTPRVILWKEAAIPPAEIILKQHQARTALRYAMLDAAHPVSRRLRQAQHEVNQSNHPAIHGRTLQRHSRLLRTAACAKEVERPRLIPRRFNNSIPTEAAGNRPPKETAVLQFQRWLEDKPPGYIVFRDGSKTERDTAGYGFAVFHNRRLINWGSGQLGRREVFDAEIHGALEGLQYAVLANFANEPITVCMDNTSVIDYLLAKEGAKPPIQEHIPSVSYRRRQVKGQIAVDYQQWWQGVERTGYLSLGLPAELQKLPELALPRRLLGYLLAARSHHGDFADYHERFHPGQATLECPCGRQKSPTHPFYCRKVPRHLRARLTPDPEAAIGRFLGRSYKVYLRVADFYYTKINKRY